TGGCTGATCAGGTGGGCGTTGCCGTTGCCCATCAGCCCGAAGAGGTGGCCAGTGCGCTCTCCCAGCGCCTCGGCTACGGCAGTGGAGACGGTCGGGGCTGCCGGGGTGAAGTAGGAGGAGGTGGAGACTGTCACAGTAGTGGTAACGGCGTTCTCTTCTTTGAAGGGCTGTCAGGCGGGGTGACTGCTAGCTGTCGGCGAACACTTTTCCGGGGTTGAGGATGTTGGCCGGGTCGAAGACCGCCTTGATTTGGCGCTGCAACTCGTACTGGTCGGGCCCGAGCTCCTCGGCGAGCCAGGCACGCTTGAGCAGCCCGATACCGTGCTCGCCGGTCAGAGTGCCGCCGACTTCCAAGGCGTAGGTAAACAGCTCCCCGGCGGCCGTCCAAATGGTTTCCGGGACGGTGGTGCCCTCGAAAACAAAGGTAGGATGCAGGTTGCCGTCACCGGCGTGGCAGGTGGTAGGGATGATGAGACTGTACTTTTGCTCCAGTTCACGGATCTTGGCGAAGGCAGCGCTCATCATGTCCCGGGGCACAGCGATGTCCTCAACAAGCATGGTGCCCATTGCTTCGAGGGCAGGGAAGGCTTGGCGGCGCAGGCCCAGTAGGTGTTCAGCCTCGGCTGGATCGACAGTTGTTTCTGCTCTGCCGCCGGCGGTTTGTATGAGGTCGGTAATTAGTTGTGCGGTCTCTGCAGCGTCGGGCCCGTCACACTGGACAAGGAAGTACGCCCCGCCCCGGGCAAGCAAATCAGTGCCGGTATATCGGGCCACGCACTCCAGTGTGCGGCGGTCGATGAGTTCCATGATCGCCGGGACGTGGCCGGCGCCTGTGATGGCAGCGGAGGCACGTGCACCTTCTTCGATGCTGTCGAAGAAGGCTCCGATGGTGACGATGTCACCGCGGACGAGGGGCTGCAGCTTCAGGGTTGCCTCGACGATGATGCCGAGTGTTCCTTCCGAGCCGATCATCAACGCGCAGAGGTCGTAGCCGGTGACACCCTTGACCGTGCGGTGCCCGACGGACAGCAGGCGCCCGTCTGCCAGAACGACCTTGAGGGCCAGCACCGATTCCCGGGTCACCCCGTACTTGGCGCACAGCAGTCCGCCGGCATTCATGGCGATGTTGCCACCGACGGTGGAGATGTCCCTGCTGGCGGGATCCGGGGCCCACCACAGGCCGTGCTGCTCGAGGGTACGGTTCAAGGTTCCGTTGAGGATCCCGGGCCTGACAACGGCCAGTCGGTTCTCGACCGAGATCTCCAGGATCTGGTCCATCGCCTGGGTGGAGAGGACAATTTCCCCGGGGCTGGCAATGGCGCCGCCGGCGAGGCCAGTGCCGGCACCACGGGTGACGATGGGGGTCCGGGTTTCGGAGGCGATGCGGCAGGTTTTCTGCACGTCCTCGATCGTGCGCGCGTGGACTACCGCTGCCGGCACGCCGTCGGAGCGGTGGCCAGAGCGGTCAGAAGTGTAGGCCAGCAGGTCACCGGGTTCGGTTTCGACGATCCCGGGAAGGGCAGCCCGGAGTCGTTCGGTAGCTTGCGAGCGTTCAGCGACGTGCATTGTTCCTCTGGTTTCTTCATGTCAGGGACCGGGCGGTGCGGAATCCGCAGTTACCGCTGGCAGAGTCAGCGGGGGAGAAGCTGCGGGCGGCGACGCGGTAACGGTTGCAGTAGGACTCATGGCACAGGTAGGAGCCGCCGCGCATAACACGTCCGGCACCGATGGTCGGGCCCTGGGGGTCGTTGTCAGGTGAATTTCGGTAGTACTTGGGCAGGAACCAGTCCTGGCACCACTCCCACACGTTCCCGCTCGTGTCGTACAGGCCATAGCCGTTGGGCGGAAAGCTGCCGACTGGGGCTGTGCCCAGATAGCCGTCGGCCTCGGTGTTGAGCAGTGGGAATTCTCCCTGCCATATATTGCAGCGATGCTTGCCGTCCTGGGGGTGCAGGTCATCGCCCCAGGCGTAGCGCTTACCGGCCAACCCGCCCCGTGCCGCATACTCCCACTCGGCTTCGGTTGGCAGGCGCCGTCCACCCCAGGCGCAGTAGGCCATGGCGTCATTCCAGGACACGTGGACCACCGGATGTTCTGCGAAGTCCTTCCAGGCTGAGCGGGGGCCGTGGGGGTGCGCCCAGTCAGCCCCGCGCACTGTCAGCCACCAGGTGGCGCCGTTCACAGGGCCCAGGATGTCTTCTTCCTTCGCCTGCACGAGAAGATGGAACACGGCCGAGGAGCCGAGTTGTTCGGATTCAGTCCGATATCCGGTGGCCTCGATGAACTTGGCGAATTGCGTGTTGGTGACAGACGTGGCATCCACGGCGAAGGAAGATACTGCCACTGTGTGGACCGGGGTCTCCCCGTCGGCGGGATAGCCCTCATCGAATGCATCCCCCATCTGGAAAGCCCCCGCGGGAATGACCACGTCCTCACCCGTTTGAGTTTCCCTTCTCCCGCGTGGCATTTCCGCGCGAGACAGGAGAGCTACGGCAGGGGGGAGGAATGTCGTGTCGGCAGAGGTGGTGCGGGGTGTGCAGCAGCTGCCGTGCGGGGCACCGGCAGTCATGAGAGCTGGGTCTGCTGAATGCGGGTCGCTGTCACCTGCCGGCGGCCTGACCGGACGGAGCGCAGGAACAGCAGCGAAACGAGGGTGACGGCGCCGCCGGCGGCCAGGTACAGGGACACCGTCCAGGACTGCCCGCCGGAGCCTTCCATAAGGAGGCTGGCGATGAAGGGTGCCAGGCCGCCACCGAGGACAGCGCCGAGTGAGTAGCCGACCGAGACTCCGCTGTAGGCGACCTTCGTGGGAAACAGTTCTACCAGGAATGCGGCCAGGGGCCCGAACACGGCCGAGGCGCCGATGAAGCCGATGACCATCGCTGTCATGACCACCGGAGGTTGGGCGGTGTTGAGCAGCCCGAACATCGGGAAGGGGTACAGGACAAGGAACAGGGCTCCGGCGAGCATGACTTTCATCCGGCCGATGCGGTCAGAGAGCCAAGCGAAGAGGAGGATTGAGATGATCATTGCCACCGATCCGATCTGGGTGCTTTGAAGCATGAAGTCCCGGTCGAGCTTCAAATACTGGGTCCCGTAGGCCAGTGAGTAGCTGATGAGTACCCACACGAAAGCGTTGAAACCCAGGTTTACACCGATGGATACCAAGACCAGGCGCCAGGATCGTTTGATGACCTCGACCATAGGTGCTTTTGCGTGACCCTCGGTTTTTTTCAGCTTCTGAAACTCCGGGCTTTCGGTGACGGTCGCGCGAATGACAACACCCACTCCGAGCAGGATGAAGCTGATCACAAAGGGCACGCGCCAGCCCCAAGTGAGGAAGTTCTCACCGGTGGTGGCGATGGTGATGCCCATGACCCCGGCCGCCAGCAGGGTGCCTCCGGGGCTGCCCAGGAAGGCCCAGCTGCCGTACCAGCCGCGGCGGTGGGCCGGTGCGTGTTCGACGGCCATCAGTACGGCGCCGCCCTGCTCGCCTCCATGGAACAGGCCTTGGAGCAGGCGCAGTGCGACCAGCAGGATTGGTGCCCAAAGCCCGACCTGGGCATGGGTGGGGAGCAACCCCATCAGGGTGGTGCATCCGCCGGCTCCCATTAGGGAGATGACCAGCAGCTTTTTGCGTCCCAGTTTGTCCCCATAGTGCCCGAAGATCATGGCGCCCAAGGGGCGGGCCAAGAAGCCTACGCTGAGGGTGGCAAAGGAAAAGACAATGCCCAGTGAGGTAGGGATGTTGGAGAAGAAGACGGTGCTGAAGACCAGGGCTGAGGCTACGCCGTAGATCTGGAAGTCGTAGGCTTCGATTGTGGTGCCGACGGCGCTGCCGACGGCGGCCCTGCGCACCATGTGCAGCTGGGCAGGAGAGGTTTCGGTTGTTGCGGACATTTGCACACCTTTGTGATTAGACCGGCTGGAATTCGGTTGGCTGGGTAGGCCGGGGCTTAGGAACTGGCGGCGGGTGAGTAGGCCATCAGAGGCTTCTTGAGGACGTTGGCGACTCCGCCGTATTCTTCGATCCGCTGCCGCTGGCGTTCCCGTACCTGCTGGTCTACCAGATCTGGGTCGCAGATCTCGCGCATAGCCGCCCGGCACTGCTCCAGCTGATCGGCGTAAGCCGGTTCCGGGGCAAGATCGTGCTCCTCCCACTGGTCGGACTCCAGGTTGTACAGCCGTTCCTCGAAGCCGGTGTAGTTGACGTACTTCCAAGGGCCGCGGCGGATCATGAACGAGCCCGTGTAGGAGTTGGCCGAGTGGTACTCGCTGAAAACAGTCCGGGTCGTATCATCCGGCTCGTTGGCGATGCCCAGCAGCGATCGCCCGGGCAGATCGGCGTCTTCAAGGGCGGGGGACAAGCCGAGGGCGTGGAGGACCGTGGGGAAAACGTCGATCAGGCTGACGTTGGTGCCGCAACGGTGGCCGATGGGGACTCCTGGCCCAGAAAGAATGGTCGGGATGCGTACCGAACCCTCGCCCATGGTTCCTTTGAACCACAATCCGTCGGTGCCCAGCAGTTCTCCGTGGTCCGAGACATAAAGCACGATGGTGTTATCGGCCTGGCCGGTCTCCTCCAGAGCGTCCAGGACAATGCCGACCTGCGCATCCATGAAGCTGACCAGCCCATAGTATGCCTGCACCGCCTTCAGGGTTTCCTCTCGGGTCAGAGGCTGGTCTAGGCCACAGGCCTGCCGGTAAATATCCACCGCCGGATGCCGGTCCCATTCCTGTGGGTCGTTCCGCCGAGGCAGCGGCAGCGTTTCGAGCGGATACAGATCCAGGAATTCCTTCGGAACAGTGAACGGATAGTGCGGGGTGACAAATGAGACTTTCCCCAGCCACCGGTCCTGCTGTGAGGACCGCTCCTGCAGCCAGTTGGCTGCCTCAGAAGCGACAGAACGATCGAAGCGGCTGTAGTCAGACTCGCCAGGCCGGGCGTCAACGACGGCGGCCCGCAATTGCAGGGCGGGAGGCTGCAGGCTTCGCAGGGTATGGAACAGGTCCCCCATGCCGTCCCGGACGTGAAGTGGCCGGCGCTGATCAGGGAATCCGGTGTCATCCTCAACAGACCTGTAGTGCAATTTGCCGATAGTGGTGGTTGGGATGCCTGCCTGCGTCGCCCGGTGGCCCCAACTGGCAGCCTCAGTACCTAAATAAGGGGAAGCATTATCGGGATTACCGGTCTGATGAACATACCGACCCGTGGCCATGGCAGCCCGGGACGGAACGCAGATGGGCGAGTTGCAGTAGGCAGCATCAAAGACCGTGCCGCGCTCAGCCAGGGCGTCCAGATTCGGTGTCCGAGCCATGGTGCTGCCGTAGGCCCCACACGCGAAAGGAACGTGCTGATCAGACATCACGATGAGAAGGTTCGGCCCCGAGGACTTAGTGGAATCCGTCATGTGATCCACGTTACTTGCGCGGCTGTATAGCGTCCAATGATAATTTTCTAGGAAACCGATAGCTTTTCTCTATGGAGGCTCCAATGGAACGGCGACAGCTTGAGTACTTCCTGGCCGTGGCGGAGCACGAAAGCGCGACGGCGGCCGCTGCGCAGCTCCACGTAGCGCAACCGACCATCTCAGTCGCCCTGCGTTCGCTGGAAAAGGAATTTGGGGGCCAGCTGTTTGAAAGGACGTCAATTGGGCTCGCTTTGACTGCGGCGGGGTTGGCCCTTTTGGAACCGGCCCGACAGGTGCTCCGTGACTTCGCCGTGGCGCAGGAAAGCGTCCGTGATGTCTTGGGACTGGCGGCCGGGCATCTGGACATAGTCGCCGTTCCCGCGGTTGCCGCGGGATGGCTTTTGGAGGCGTTGGTCGGCTTCCGCCGGGCATATCCTCAAGTCGGCGTGAGGGTCTACCCCGAAACCGACGATAATGCCATCGCCGCCGAAGTCCGCAGCGGGCGTTACAACCTTGGCCTAACGGTCTCTTCCCCGGTTACGGCACAGTTGACGAGTCAACAGGTGGGAACCCAACGCCTGAATGCCCTCCTTCCCCCCGGCTCATCAGATGCAAGCGAACCAATCGGGGTCGAGGAGCTCGCGGCCATGAGTCTGGTCACCATGCACCCCAGCCTGTCGACCTCCAGGCGGTGGCTCGAAACTCAACTAAGCCAAAGAGGGACCAGCCCCAATATCCGAATCGAACTGGGCAGCACTGAAGGAATTATGCCCCTGGTTACCGCAGGAGCAGGCTACGCGCTCTGGTGGACGCCAATGATGGGATCAGACATAGGCGAATGTGTGCTTCGGCCCATCCTGCCCTCTCTGGAACGACCTATCATCATGTCTCACCGCAGCGGTGCCCTCTCTCCCGCAACAGAGGCCTTCCTGAAAATCGTGGGCACTGATGCGGCCAATACGACCAGTCATGTCACTAAATGAGGGTCCCTCAGTGGTTGGGGGAGCCTCACAGTGCAATGAATGGAGCGGGGTCTACGCGCATTTCGACGACCGCCCTGGCTTTAGGCAAGCGTTGGAATCTTTGCGCTGTTTGGGCCGACCGGCTTACGGGCACGACTGCTTTCCATGAAGCAAGCAGGTTCTTTCCTTGGCGCTGGGCGGCCCTTGAGACTCGTCTTCTTCCCGTGCTCCCCGGGCCGCTTCGAACCGCCGATAATGGACCTTCTGTTAACCTACTGGCGGAGGTATTGGCGGAGTCCGGGGATTGCGAAGTCCACTTTGCCGTAGCCAGCGGATTCGATCAGGCCCGCAGCGATGAGCCGGTTCCGGTACTTGGAAATGACGTTGGGCTTGGCCTTGAGGATGGCGCCGATCTGACCGGCGGCAGAGGGGCCATCCTGGGCGGCCATCGCGTCCAGGAACTCGCGGTCCCTGTCCGAGATGTCCGACAGCGCTGACTCGACGACCACTAAGGTGTTCCGCCGTTGTGCGGCAGCGATTCCACGCCGAACGCTGGTCTCGTCCAGTTTCCATCCTGCCTTGTCGGCTTCTAGCCAGAGGTAGTAACCCACCAGTTGGATCAGGAAGGGATATCCCTCGGTGGCTTCGGCTGCCTCATTGATGAGGTCGGGGGAGATGTTGATGCCTCCCTGGCTGAAGAGCTGACTGTACGATGCGGTGACTTCCGCGATGGCTGCTTCGTGGAGATTGATCCTGTCGGCCCGCCGCAGGAAGGTGGCAACGCCTTCATTGAGGAGGTCGGACACTGCGGATGGCAGGCCGGCGAAGATCAGGCCGATGGGCAGCCCTTCGCGGATGAAGTGCTGGACGTCGGCGGCCAGCTGGGCGATTTCCGTCCGGTCGACGGCATGAATCTCATCGATGGTGATGACGAGTCCTGTGCCTTTCGCATCCAGCAGGCGCAACAGTTCGTTCCCGGTCCCGCGCCGGTCAACGGACCGTTCCGGGGGAAGTTGCGTGGTCAGCCCGAACCCAGCTGCCGAGAAGGCGGTGATCTTCCGGGAGGGAGGCCCGTCTCCGAGTTCGTCGAGGATGCGAAGCATGTCATCGCCGACCCCGGCCAGGAAGCCTGGCGTGGCTGTCCGGGAGATCACGACCCACCCGTGATTGCGGGCGATGCCTTCGGCTTCGCTCAACATGACCGTCTTGCCGATGCCCCTGGAGCCGGTGATGATGGTCAAAAGCCCCGGGGCGCCGGAACCCTGCTGGAGGCCGTACTCGAACTCGTCCAGCAGCCCGGCGCGCCCGACCAGTTCGGGAGGTGTGGCTCCGGCAGTCGGCTTAAAGGGATTCTGCACAGCACCCTCCCTGGGTGAAACTAGGTGAAACTGGTGAAACTGGTGAAAGTGGTGAAACCTCTGCCACGATAAGCCGACTCCCAACCAGAAGCAAGGCCCAGCCGCGGGGAGGCGGTAGCATCGGAGCCATGGCCGGGGAAGAGAACTACATCGAGCCACGCGCTCCACGTTGGCAAGGAATTGACCGGCCTAAGCCTGGAGCAGCTGGGTTTCGAACCCCGGCTGGAGGATCTGACGGAGGTCCAGCGGAGCCGGCTGGACGCTGATGATCTGCAATGAATACGTTCAATCACGCCGGAGCGGCGCGACCAGAGCCTGTTCCAGGCAAAGCTCCTGGCCGGCGCCCTCCGGGAGGCCTCGGCCGTCCTGATAGACCAGCTCTTCGAGGATCTGAACGGCCTGCTGAGGCTTGACCGGATCGACCGCCAGGACAGCGCCAACACCTTCGGCCTGTCCTGTCCGGGCTGCCTCCCCGACAGGCCGATAAATACGACGTCAGGTTTACCCAACAGTTCCTCGTCATCGCTGCGGACATGACCGGGGCGCTGATCCGCGGTTGTGCCGGGAGGGAAAAGCACGTCGTCTCTGGTGACACTGGGGATCGGAACGGCACTTGGGTACATCATGTTGAGGCCCGTCGTGGCCGATCGGTAGGCACCTGGGGAGTAGTCGCTTCGCCTGAGTACAGCTGTACCTGTCGTGGGTGGGGTTGACACCATCCCCGCGGGACCAGAGACTCTAGTGAATGCTTCAAGCTACGGTGCAGTTAGCGATGAGCCGAGGGGTTCAATGTTCTACGACGGCGCATATGACTACGTAATTGCCGGGGGCGGCACCGGCGGCTGTGTCTTGGCCGGCAGGCTCAGTGAAGACCCCACGGTTAGCGTCCTCCTGCTAGAGGCGGGCGGAACCGACCGCAATTTGTTCATCCACATGCCCGCCGGCTTTCCGAAACTTAGTACCGGGCCGCATCAGTGGGGCTATGCCAGCATTCCGCAGAAGCACGGCAACGGCCGTCGTATTCCGCTCCGCCAAGGCCATGTGCTCGGCGGAGGTGGATCCATCAACTCCCAGGTTTTTACTCGCGGCGTGGCCGAGGACTACGACGGGTGGGTCAAGGACTACGGATGCGAAGGTTGGTCCGCCGACGAGGTGTGCAAGTACTTCGTACGCTCAGAGTCGAACAGCCGGCTCTCGGCACCCCACCACGGAACCCAGGGGCCGCTCGGAGTATCTGACCTTGTACATCCGCACAAGCTCTCGGCGGCCTTCGTGCAAGCGGGCCAAGAGTTCGGGTTGCCCTACAACAGCGACTTCAATGGTGCCGAGCAGTACGGCGTCGGTTTCTACCAGACGACCACGAAGAACGGCCGCCGGTGCAGCGCGGCCGTCGCTTACCTGAAACCCGCGCGCAAGCGGCGTAACCTCACGGTTCGCACTAACGTGATCGTCTCCAAAGTAGTTATCAAGAACGGCCGAGCTGTCGGGATTCGGGCGCTCGAAGGCGGCAGCGCACGAACGTACAGCGCCAAGCGGGAAGTGATCGTCGCGAGCGGCGCCTTCGGTTCGCCCAAACTGCTGCAGCTTTCGGGTATCGGTAACTCGCCTGACCTCGCCGCCGCCGGCATCGACACCATACATCCCCTGCCCGGTGTCGGTAAGAACCTGCAGGACCACTGCGCTGTCGACGTCGTTTTCGAACTCACCGACTACCACAGCCTGGACCGGCTCAACCGGGTGAGCCCGGCAGCGATTATGGCCGGTCTCGAGTACCTCGCCCTCCATTCCGGACCGTTCGCCTCAACCGTCGTAGAGGCAGGCGGATTCAGTTATGGGAACAAGGACGAGAAGACGCCGGACCTGCAGTTCCACTTCCTGCCGGCGGCGCGGGCGGAGGTAGGCTGCCCAACCCTGCGGCCCGGATTCGGTGCAACGTTGAACTCGTACTTCGTACGGCCCCGGAGCCGGGGGACAGTCCGTGTCGCGTCCTCGGACCCGGCAAAAGCACCGCTCATCGATCCAAACTACCTGGCCGATGACTACGACGTCGAGATGGCCATCGCCGGCGTGCAGCAGAGCCGACAGATTATGGAGCAGTCGTCGATGGCTCCGTTCATTCGAGCGGAGCGCATGGGCGACGGTACCCCGGTTAAAACCCGCGACGAGTACGTGAATTTCGTGCGCTCCTACGGACGCACTTCGTACCATCCGGTCGGCACCTGCGCCATGGGAACCCATGAGGATTCGGTCGTCTCGCCGCGGTTGAAGGTCCATGGGCTTGAGGGATTACGCGTCGTTGACTCCTCGATCATGCCGCGTCTCGTCAGTTCGAACACGCAGGCTCCCACGATAATGATCGCGGAAAAGGCCGCCGAGATGATCCTCGAGGACGCACTTGATGCGACATCAAGGGTGGTGGCCGGCTGATACAGGGACGGGAAGCCCGGACTCCACAGTCCAAAGGTTCTGTTCCGGACACCGTGGCTGGCGTTAAGAAAGGTCTCAAGGCACGGCTGTTTTAGACGAGGGTTGCGTTCGCCGTACATGTCCGCGCTGCGGGAGACGATGGGCGTGGCCAGGCGCTGGAGAGGAGGGTGGCGGTCACCAGCCAGGAGGCGTCGTCGGCCGTTACGCCCAGGATCCGGGAAAATCCGGAAGAAGCGGAACAACCAACGTTTGCATCAGCGCAACAAGCGTGCCGCTGACAGGCAGGACTGCGGTGATCGCGGACGGGGACGGACGTCGCCGCGGTTCGGGGGCGGAGGAGGGCGGCATGGGCTGCTTGCAGAGGTGCGGAGAGGGGTGAACGCATGTTTACCTTCTATGAGTGAACCAGCGTTCACTTTCGACTGCAATTACTTCCCGTTCACACTCGCTCCCTTTTTCCGTCTCGCCTCCTGATTTTCGCCACCACCGATAGCGGATATTCCGTCAACATGCCTCGGGGCCGACTAGGCCGTGCTTGTTGATAACGCGGCCGGAACTGGGGGCCATACCTTGTCGTCCAAACAGCAGAGATGGATCTAGCGAACTGAGTTGTGAGACGTCCCTTTTTCGGCCCCTCTCCCGCCCATTTTCAAACGCCGATAATGGATCTTCCGTCACCTGCCACCCGCTTCGGTTCCGCGCAGTGGCCGCGCCGGTAGGGGAGAGGCTCAGTCCAGCTTGGCGTGGCGCAGGTACTGGTAGACCTTTCCCTGCTGATCTATCCGAACATCACCCCAGCGCCGGCTCCCGTTTCGCGTGGCCGGTGGCCTGTTCGTAGCCGTAGGCGACCTGGAGCAGCTCGAAATCCTGCCCGTGGTTCATCGCCAGCTGCAGCCCCACCGGCAAGCCGCAGTCGCTGAACCCGGCCGGAACCGAGATGGCAGGGATGCCGGTCGCAGAGATCAGGCAGGCGGAGCGCATCCAGTCCAGGTATGTCTCGAACTCGGTGCCGTTGATGGACGTCGGGTACCGCAATGACGCCTCGAAGGGCAACAATTGCGCGGTGGGGCTGGCGAACACATCGTACCGGCCGAAGAAGCGCCGCACGCTGGTGTCCAGCCGGGTCCGGGCGAGGGCTGCGGAGACCAGGTCCTGCCCGCTGAGTGCATGCCCCCTGTCCACGTTCCAACGCACTTCAGGCTTGACCACGTCCAGGTGCTTGGCCACCAGCTCACCCAGGCCCAGGGCAAATTCGAACGCTCGGGTGGTGCTGAATACTTCGTCTGCGTCCCGCAGGTCCGGCGCGGCTTCTTCTACGGTGGCGCCGAGATCCTCGAAGATCCGCAGCTGGCTTTCCAGGACGCGCAGCACCTCCTTCTCCACCGGGACGCCCAGGCCGAAGTCCGGTGACCAGCCGATCCGCAGGCCGGTCAGGTCGCGCCGCAGCGGCTCGGTAAATCGCCCGGCCGGCACCGGAGCGGCATAGGGCACGGAGGGGTCCGGCCCGGCGACGGCCGTCATGGCAAGGGCGATGTCTTCCACGTCGCGGGCCATGGTGCCGGTCCGAGCGAGCCAGGCCCACGCGTTGCGGGTCGGCGCCACCGGGATCACGCCCACCGACGGCCGAAACCCCACCACGTTGCAGAACGATGCCGGGATCCGGAGCGAGCCGCCCATGTCGCTACCGTCGCTGAGCGGCTGGATGCGGGCCGCGATGGCGGCCGCCGCGCCGCCGCTGCTGCCGCCGGCGCTCTTCGCAGTGTCGTAGGGGTTGACGGTGGTGCCGAAGATGTCGTTGAAGGTGTGCGAGCCGGCAGCGAACTCCGGCACGTTGGTTTTGCCTGTGGTGACCACACCGGCCGCCTTGAACCTGGCGATGATGAGATCATCAAAGTCCGGCACGAAATCCCGGAAGATCACCGATCCCTGTGTGGTTCGCAGGCCCCTGGTGTTGTTGGTGTCCTTGTGTGTCATGGGCAGGCCATGGAGCGGCGGGAGCTGGGCACCGGAGACGGTGAGTGTGTCAGCCGCCGCTGCCAGCGCCGCCGCACCCTCGCGGTCCTCGGTCACCACCGCGTTGAGCTCTCCGTTCACGGTGTCGATCCGGGCGAAGTGAGCATCGAGGGCCTCGCGTGCGGAAATGTGCCGGCCCCGGATGGCCGCGGTCAGCTCCGTGGCGGACAGCGCGCTGATGCCGTTCGCCGCCGTTTCGGTCACAGCGCGGCCCAAGAGCTGCCCACCCGGGAGAGCAGGGAAGTCAGGGCGGCGCGGAGGCCTGTGCTCAGGGTCGGCTCGACGTCCGGTGCGAAGTACGGCGAGTGGTTCCCGGGCAGGGGAGCCTCGGCGTCGAGCCTGTCCTGCGTGTAGGCGCCGAACATCCAGTACACGGACGGCACGTCCAGCGCCTGGGCGAGGAGCCCGAAGTCCTCGCTGCCCATCACTGGCGGGACCACGTTCACGCAGTCCTCGCCGAGGGCGGCCTGGAACTCGCTGATCAGTGCGTCGGCGGAGGCGGGGTCGTTGTAGCACTGCGGGAAGCTGGAGATTTCCTCGATGTCGGGGGCGGGGGCTCCGGAGGCGTCCGCTTCGGCATGCAGGATTCGACGCAGGGAATCGAGCACCCGGGTGCGGACGTCGACGTCGAACGTCCGCACGTTGATGGAGAACTCGGCCGTGGCAGGAATGATGTTTTCCTTCAGCCCCGCGTGGAAGGTGCCCACGGTCACCACGGCGGACTTCATCGGGTGGACCTCGCGGGATACGACGGTCTGCAGCCGCACGACCATGTGAGCGCCGAGGACGATCGGATCAATGGACTGCTCCGGCTGGGAGCCGTGGGCCTGGCGACCGTGGACGGTGATCTTCCAAGAGTCGGCCATGGCCATGGCCGTGCCGCTGCTGATGTTGACTGTTCCGGACAGGCCCGGCCAGACATGTTGTCCGTAGATGATTTCCGGCTTCGGGGCCTTTTCCCAAAGTCCGTCTTCGATCATGGCCTTGGCCCCGGCGGCGGTTTCCTCGCCAGGCTGGAAGATGAAGACCACGGTCCCGGACCACACGTCCAGGTTTTCGGTCAGCAGTTGTGCGGCCGTGAGCGCGACGGTCATGTGGGTGTCGTGGCCGCAGCCGTGCATCACTGGGACGGGCGTGCCGTTTGTGAGTTCCCCAGTGGCGGTGCTGGCGTATTCCAGGCCGGTGTCTTCCTTCATCGGCAGGCCGTCGGTGTCCGCACGGTAGCCCACGACCGGTCCTGTCCCGTTGCGCAGTATTCCCACGACCCCAGTGCCGCCGCACATGATCGTTTCCAAACCCAGTGCGTCGAGCTTCTGCTGGATGAACGCCGCTGTGTTGGTCTCCTGCATCGAGAGTTCGGGGTGCGCGTGGAGGTGGTGGTAGAGCTCGTGCATTTCGGCCTGGCGGGTGTCGCTGAGTTCAAACAATGAAGTGCTGATGGTCATGGGGTTC
This genomic interval from Arthrobacter sp. SLBN-100 contains the following:
- a CDS encoding formylglycine-generating enzyme family protein, yielding MPRGRRETQTGEDVVIPAGAFQMGDAFDEGYPADGETPVHTVAVSSFAVDATSVTNTQFAKFIEATGYRTESEQLGSSAVFHLLVQAKEEDILGPVNGATWWLTVRGADWAHPHGPRSAWKDFAEHPVVHVSWNDAMAYCAWGGRRLPTEAEWEYAARGGLAGKRYAWGDDLHPQDGKHRCNIWQGEFPLLNTEADGYLGTAPVGSFPPNGYGLYDTSGNVWEWCQDWFLPKYYRNSPDNDPQGPTIGAGRVMRGGSYLCHESYCNRYRVAARSFSPADSASGNCGFRTARSLT
- a CDS encoding sulfatase-like hydrolase/transferase, translated to MTDSTKSSGPNLLIVMSDQHVPFACGAYGSTMARTPNLDALAERGTVFDAAYCNSPICVPSRAAMATGRYVHQTGNPDNASPYLGTEAASWGHRATQAGIPTTTIGKLHYRSVEDDTGFPDQRRPLHVRDGMGDLFHTLRSLQPPALQLRAAVVDARPGESDYSRFDRSVASEAANWLQERSSQQDRWLGKVSFVTPHYPFTVPKEFLDLYPLETLPLPRRNDPQEWDRHPAVDIYRQACGLDQPLTREETLKAVQAYYGLVSFMDAQVGIVLDALEETGQADNTIVLYVSDHGELLGTDGLWFKGTMGEGSVRIPTILSGPGVPIGHRCGTNVSLIDVFPTVLHALGLSPALEDADLPGRSLLGIANEPDDTTRTVFSEYHSANSYTGSFMIRRGPWKYVNYTGFEERLYNLESDQWEEHDLAPEPAYADQLEQCRAAMREICDPDLVDQQVRERQRQRIEEYGGVANVLKKPLMAYSPAASS
- a CDS encoding MFS transporter; translated protein: MSATTETSPAQLHMVRRAAVGSAVGTTIEAYDFQIYGVASALVFSTVFFSNIPTSLGIVFSFATLSVGFLARPLGAMIFGHYGDKLGRKKLLVISLMGAGGCTTLMGLLPTHAQVGLWAPILLVALRLLQGLFHGGEQGGAVLMAVEHAPAHRRGWYGSWAFLGSPGGTLLAAGVMGITIATTGENFLTWGWRVPFVISFILLGVGVVIRATVTESPEFQKLKKTEGHAKAPMVEVIKRSWRLVLVSIGVNLGFNAFVWVLISYSLAYGTQYLKLDRDFMLQSTQIGSVAMIISILLFAWLSDRIGRMKVMLAGALFLVLYPFPMFGLLNTAQPPVVMTAMVIGFIGASAVFGPLAAFLVELFPTKVAYSGVSVGYSLGAVLGGGLAPFIASLLMEGSGGQSWTVSLYLAAGGAVTLVSLLFLRSVRSGRRQVTATRIQQTQLS
- a CDS encoding FAD-binding oxidoreductase, coding for MHVAERSQATERLRAALPGIVETEPGDLLAYTSDRSGHRSDGVPAAVVHARTIEDVQKTCRIASETRTPIVTRGAGTGLAGGAIASPGEIVLSTQAMDQILEISVENRLAVVRPGILNGTLNRTLEQHGLWWAPDPASRDISTVGGNIAMNAGGLLCAKYGVTRESVLALKVVLADGRLLSVGHRTVKGVTGYDLCALMIGSEGTLGIIVEATLKLQPLVRGDIVTIGAFFDSIEEGARASAAITGAGHVPAIMELIDRRTLECVARYTGTDLLARGGAYFLVQCDGPDAAETAQLITDLIQTAGGRAETTVDPAEAEHLLGLRRQAFPALEAMGTMLVEDIAVPRDMMSAAFAKIRELEQKYSLIIPTTCHAGDGNLHPTFVFEGTTVPETIWTAAGELFTYALEVGGTLTGEHGIGLLKRAWLAEELGPDQYELQRQIKAVFDPANILNPGKVFADS
- a CDS encoding LysR family transcriptional regulator; the encoded protein is MERRQLEYFLAVAEHESATAAAAQLHVAQPTISVALRSLEKEFGGQLFERTSIGLALTAAGLALLEPARQVLRDFAVAQESVRDVLGLAAGHLDIVAVPAVAAGWLLEALVGFRRAYPQVGVRVYPETDDNAIAAEVRSGRYNLGLTVSSPVTAQLTSQQVGTQRLNALLPPGSSDASEPIGVEELAAMSLVTMHPSLSTSRRWLETQLSQRGTSPNIRIELGSTEGIMPLVTAGAGYALWWTPMMGSDIGECVLRPILPSLERPIIMSHRSGALSPATEAFLKIVGTDAANTTSHVTK